In Kangiella koreensis DSM 16069, the DNA window AACTTCGCTGGTACAACCGCAACATGATGGGTTCCCATTTCGGTGGCAACCTATCGAGTATGACCGACCCTTTCTTTGTTTTAATACTGATGTACAACCTGGGAAGAGGATATATTATCTGGGATCAGGCAAGCTCCACCACCTTTAAAAAGCCTGCTACAGGAAAAGTCACGGCCAGATTTCATCTCTCCGAGCAGCAGATTCAAGAAGTAAAATCGAAGGCAGATTCAGACTCTAGTTATCGTCCGACATTTACGGTCGACATTCTGGATGAGCAAGGG includes these proteins:
- a CDS encoding DUF4442 domain-containing protein; protein product: MRPRLLKFLLNLFPPYLGAGIRIKHISNDFRTFEVEMKLRWYNRNMMGSHFGGNLSSMTDPFFVLILMYNLGRGYIIWDQASSTTFKKPATGKVTARFHLSEQQIQEVKSKADSDSSYRPTFTVDILDEQGTMVTQVEKIIYVKKREPKIVLHNLNSANG